TAGTCCTGCGCAAGGCTAGGACCGCTCCCGCAAAAATGCTACACGCCGGACCGGGCACGCGGGGCGGCATGACTTTCACCTCCTTTCAGTTCGGCATCTTCGTCGCGGTCGTGTTCGGCGCGTATTACCTGCCGCCTCTGCGCCGCTTCCAGGTGCAGTTGCTGGTGGCCGCAAGCGTGTTCTTCTACGGCTTGGGGCAAACGGAGTTGCTGCCGCTGTTGCTCGTCGCGGTTCTGGGCACCCATGCCTGCCTGGTGCTCGCGTTCGAGAACCGCGCTGTCTGGATGCCGGCCGGCATCGTCTTCAATCTCGGCCTGCTGGCGTTCTTCAAGTACAAATTCCTGTTCGTCGACGCCGGCGCGGCCGATCTGACCGGCGCCGCACCGATCGACTTCCTGCTGCGGCTGCCGCTGCCGATCGGCATTTCGTTCTTCGTGTTCCACAATATCAGCCTGCTGGTCGACCTGACCCGCGAGAAACGCACCGCGCCGCTGCGCGACGTATTCCTCTACATCATCTTCTTCCCGCAGCTCGTCTCCGGGCCGATCACGCGCGCCGCCCAGTTCATGCCGCAGATCGTTCCCAAGCAGATCGGTGACGTCGCCTTCGTCGAGGCGGCAAAGTGGATTCTCGTCGGCTATTTCTTCAAGCTGTACGTCGCGAACAATCTGAACGAGATGACGGCCTACATGGACTTCCCGCTCTACGAGACGCTGCGCACGCAGGACCGCTGGCTGCTCGTGTTCCTCTACAGCTACCAGATCTATGCCGACTTCTTCGGCTACTCCGCGATCGCGCTCGGGCTCGGGCTGCTGTTCGGCTATCGGCTGCCCGTGAACTTCAACCTGCCCTACATCTCGACCTCGTTCTCCGAATTCTGGACGCGCTGGCATATCTCGCTGTCGAGCTGGCTCAGGACCTATCTGTACATTCCGCTCGGCGGCAACCGGCATGGACGGCTGCGAACTATCTCAACCTGATGATCGTGATGACGCTCGGCGGCCTCTGGCATGGCGCGAGCCTGAGCTACGCGCTGTGGGGCATGGCGCACGGGCTGCTGCTGGGGTCATCGAGCGGCCGTTCCTGAACCTTCTCGGCAATACAAGCCCCGCGGTGCGGGTGATCCGGATGGGCATCGTGTTCTTCTGCGTCACGATGCTCTGGATCTTCTTCAAGTTGCCGAATTTCGATCACGCGCTTGGCTACCTCAAGGGGATGTTCATCGCGACCGACGTCCCCAATCCGCCAAAGCTGTTCACCAATCTCGCTTTGCTCTACGCCTTGCCGGTGATCATCCAGCACATCGGCATCGGCACGTTCGTCGAAGGACGGTTGCGGCGATGGGAGCCCTAACTCTATGGTGCGCTCGCGGCGCTCGCTTATCTCGAAGCGGGACCCGACAGCGCGTTCATCTACTTCCAGTTCTGACCGGCAGGAATCAACGCTTTCGTGGACGATCAAATTCGCGGCAGATGTCGCTGCGCTGTTGCTTGCCTGCGGCCTGGCCACGGCGCGGTTCGGCTTGGACCGCAGCAGCCGGCGGTCACGACCCGCGGCGGCAGCCTCGTCAGCCTCAACCGCTATGTGCGGGATCCCATGCCTGATATCGTGCTGGTCGGCTGCTCGATCGCCTGGCGCCTCAAGGAAGGGTATTTCTCGCCTCCGCGCGTCCGCAATCTTTCGTTGGCGGGCGGCTCGCCGGTGACAGGTCTCGAGATCGTCGCGAACCGGCCGAACTCGCCGAAGATCGTTCTGATCGAGACGAATATCCTGACGCGCGAGCCGGACACCGCGCTCATCGAGAGATTTTCCGGCGGCGCGCGCACGGAAGCGCCGCTCTTGCGCCCGGTGCGAACAGCGGTCGCGGGCTATGAAACGTGGAAACACGGTGAACCCGATCCCGCCCAGGCACGCGCCGAGTGGGATCGCCTGCTCGGCCAGCCGCCGAGCACGTTCGACAACAAGGTCTATCTCGACCGTGCGCTGGCGCAGATGAACGAAGCCGACCCGGCCGTCGCTCGCGCGAGTGTAGCCCGCATCAGGCAGCTCATCGACGAGCTGCAGCGGCGTGGCACCCGCGCATTTCTGATCCGCGTTCCCTTTGCGCCGGAGGTCGAAGGCTCCCGCATGGTCCGGATGACCAACGAGATCGTCGACGAAGCCTTCCCTGATCGCGCGCTTTGGCTTCAAATCGATCCGCCGCGCCGCGAGCTGCGTTGGGACGACGGCGTGCACCTCGACGAACGTTCGGCGCTGATCGTCGTACGCGCCATCGAACGCGCCTTGGCCGAGCGCGACGGCGCGCGCCGCCCGTAACGGAAGACCGGCAGCTACACCGCCGCCGTCGTCACACCGCCGTCGATGACGATCGTCTGGCCGGTCATGAAGCTCGAGGCGTCGGAGGCGAGGTAGGCAACGGCGCCGGCGATTTCATCAGGCTCGCCGATGCGGCGCAGCGGCGTGGTCGCGGTGCGGCGCTTCAGCATGGCTTCGTCTTCCCACAGCGCACGCGCGAAATCGGTCTTGACCAGGCCAGGCGCGATGCAGTTGACGCGGACGCCTTTCGGACCCCATTCGCCGGCGAGGGAACGGCACAGCGCGAAATCGGCCGCCTTCGAGATGCCGTAGGCGCCGATCACGGTGGAGCCGCGCAAGCCGCCGATGGAAGAAATGATGATCACGGAGCCGCCGCCGCGCTCGGCCATTTGCGGGATCGTCAGCGCGGAGAGCCAGATGTTGCTCTTGACGTTCGAGCCCATGATCTTGTCGAAGGCCTCGTCGGTGATATCGAGCAACGGGCCATAATAAGGATTCACCGCGGCGTTGCAGACGAGGATGTCGATCTTGCCGTAATGCCTGGTCGCGCCCGCGATCAGCGCCTCGACCTCGGCCTTGCGGGCGATGTTGCAGGGGATGACGGTGGCCTCTCCGCCGGACGCGATGATGCCGTCGGCAACGTCCTTGCACGCATCCGCCTTGCGCGAGGACACCACGACCTTGGCCCCGAGCCTGGCGAGCAGCTCGGCGGAGGAGCGGCCGATGCCGCGGCTGGAGCCGGTGACCACGGCGACCTTGCCGGTGAGATCGAACGGGGTGTTTTTCATTGTTGTTGCTCCGCTGCGTCCGCTTGTTCGGTGTCATCGCCCGACGTGATCGGGCGATCCAGTACTCCGCGGCCGGAGTTACGTGGACCAACTGCCGCTGCGGAGTACTGGATGCCCCGGTCAAGCCGGGGCATGACAGTCGTCGTTGTCAGATCAACCCGCCCGCATCCGCGACGCGGCGCTGGTGGTAGTCGGTGTCGCCGAAGCTGTTCTCGATCATGGTGAGGCGCTTGAAGTAGTGGCCGATCTTCGCCTCCATGGTCATGCCGATGCCGCCGTGGAGCTGGATCGCCTGCTGCCCCACGAATTTCAGCGACTTGCCGATCTGCACCTTGGCCGCAGCGATCGCATTGCTGCGCTCTGCGGCGTCCTCGAAATCGCCAGCCATGGTCGCGAACATCGACATCGATCGCGCCTGCTCGGCCGCCACGAACATGTCGGAGGCGCGGTGCTGCAGCGACTGGAACGAGCCGATCGCGACGCCGAACTGTTTTCGGGTCTTGATGTACTCGACGGTGGTCTTCAGCGATTCGTCCATCAGGCCGACCGCCTCGGCGCAAAGCGCGATGCGGGCTTCATCGACCACGCGCTCGATCAGCGCGAGCGAGTCGTCGGGATTTCCGATCGCGGCATCCGGGCCGATTTCGACGCCGGTGAAGGTGATGTCGGCGGCATGCAGGCCATCCTGGGTCGGGTAGGACTTCCTGGTCACGCCCTTGGCATTGGCAGGAACCAGGAACGCGCCGATGCCGGTCTTGTCACGGCGGTCGCCCTTGGTGCGCGCGGTGACGATCAGCGTGTCGGCATTCTCGCCGTTGAGCACGACGAATTTCTCACCGTCGATGACCCAGCCGTCGCCCTTCTTCTTCGCCGTCGTGGTGACGTCGAACAGATCGTAGCGCGAGTTCTTCTCGAGCTGGGCGAACGCCAGCGTCTTGCTGCCGTCGATGATCCCGGGCACGTGCGCGGCCTTCTGCGCATCGGTGCCGGCATGGCGCAGGAAGCCGCCGCCGATCACGACCGTCGCCAGATACGGCTCGAGCACCAGCGCCTTGCCGAGTGCCTCCATCACGATCATCGTCTCGACGCCGCCGCCGCCGAAGCCGCCATCGGCTTCGCTGAAGGGCAGGCCGAGCAGACCCTGCTCGGCGAGCTTGAGCCAGACCGTTTTGCTCCAGCCGCCCTTCTCCTTCATGTACTTCTTGCGCTGCTCGAAATCGTAGGAATCGGTCAGCAGGCCGTCGATGCTTTCCTTAAGAAGCCGCTGCTCCTCGTTCAGATCAAAATCCATTCTCTTGGTTCCTCGTACCCGGACTTATTTTGCTTCATCATTCCGGGATGGCCCAAAGGGCCAGGCCCGAAAATCCATTTCACCTTTGAACGTGCGGCCCGATGGACTCCGGGTTCGCGACTTCGTCGCGCCCCGGAATGACGGTGGAAACATTGCCCTCCCCGCCTCGCGGAGAGGGAGAAGATCACAGCCCCAGCACCGCCTTGGCGATGATGTTGCGCTGGATCTCGTTGGAGCCGCCGTAGATAGAGACCTTGCGGTTGTTGAAGTAGCTCGGCGCGATCTGGGCGGTCCAGTCCATGGCTTCGTTCGAGCCGTCGTCGCCGTGTACATCGTAAGGCGCAGCGAAGGGGCCGATCACTTCCATGAGCAGCTCGGTGGTGGTCTGCTGGATCTCGGAGCCCTTGATCTTCAGCACCGAGGAGGCCGGATTGGGCTTGCCCTTGCCGTGCTTGCCTTCGTCGGCGACGACGCGAAGCTGCGTCAGCTCGAGTGCCTTCAGCTCGATCTCGCAGGCGGCGAGCTTTTCGCGGAAGGCGGGATCCTGGATGATCGGCTTGCCGCCTGACTCGACCTTGCCGGCGAGATCCCTGATGCGGCGGATGCGCTCCTTGGAGACGCCGACGCGGGCGATGCCGGTGCGCTCATTGCCGAGCAGGAATTTGGCGTAATCCCAGCCCTTGTTCTCCTCGCCGATCAGGTTCTCGTAGGGCACCTCGACGTCGTCGAAGAACACCTCGTTGACCTCGACGCCGCCGTCGATGGTCTGGATCGGGCGCACGGTGACGCCCTTCGACTTCATCGAGAACACGATGAAGGAGATGCCCATCTGCTTCTTCGCATTGTTGTCGGTGCGGCACAGGCAGAAGATCATGTCGGCGTGCTGGGCCAGCGTGGTCCAGGTCTTCTGGCCGTTGATGATCCACTTGTCGCCCTTGCGCTCGGCCTTGGTCTTGAGCGAGGCGAGGTCGGAGCCGGAGCCGGGCTCGGAGAAGCCCTGGCACCACCAATCGTCGACATTGGCGATGCGCGGCAGATACTTCTTCTTCTGCTCCTCGTTGCCGAAGGTGTAGATGACCGGACCGACCATGCTGACGCCGAAGGCGAGCGGCTGCGGCGCCGGATAGGACTGCAGCTCCTCGTTGAAGATGTAATGCTGCACTGAGGTCCAGCCCGTGCCGCCATATTGCGTCGGCCAGTGGCTGACGCCCCAGCCCTTCTTGTTGAGGATGCGCCACCACGTCACCATCTCGTCCTTCGAGAGGTGGCGGCCCTCGACCATCTTGCGCCGCGTATCCGGCGGCACATTGTCGCGGAAGAACTGTCGCACTTCCTCGCGAAACGCCTGTTCTTCTTTCGTGAATGCGAGATCCATCGGATCCTCCTGTGAGCTTTCTTCTATGCGGATTGTGCTGGTTTCTGCCGCTGGCGCAATTCGTGGCGCGACAATTTTCCGACCGGCGTACGCGGCAGGTCGTCGACGAATTCGGCCGCGGCCGGCAATTCATGCTTGCCGAGCTTGCCGGCCAGCTGCGCGCGCAGCTCGTCGAGCGAGAACGGTTTTGCGTCCGGCCGCAGCTTGATGAAGGCCTTTGCGGCCTCGCCGCGATAGGGGTCGGGAATGCCGAGCACGATCACCTCGTGCACCCCTGGGATGGTGTAGATCGCCTGCTCGATCATCTGCGGATAGACGTTGAAGCCGCCGGAGATGATCATGTCCTTCTTGCGATCGACCAGGAAGAAGTAGCCGTCGGTGTCGACATAGCCGATGTCGCCGGTGAGGAAGCGGCCATCGACGAAGGCCTCGGCCGACCCCTCCGGCTTGTTCCAATACCCCTTGGTGACGTTGGGGCCCTTGATGCGGATCTCGCCGACTTCGCCGGGTGGCAACACGCGCTTGGGATCGTCGAGCGCGACCACATCGAGCTCGATGCCGGGCAGCATCAGGCCGATCGAGCCCGGCTTGTCGGGACCGGTGGGCGGATGGCCGGTGCCGGGCGAGCAGGTCTCGGTCATGCCCCAGCCGCTGCGCAGCTTCTTGCCGACCTTGCGCTCGAAGAAGTTCGCGATTTCCACCGGCAGCGGCGCGCCGCCGGAGCCGATGCTGGCGAGCGAGGAGAAATCGCGCTTGTCGAGATCAGGCAGCGCGGCGATCGCGATCCACATCGTCGGCACGCCGGGAAAGTACGTCGCGCGTTTGGCCTCGATGTCGCGCATGACCGCTTCGACGTCGAAACGCTGATGCAGCGAGATCAGATTGCCGCGGCTGAGCGAGGAGAGCAGCACCACGGTGAGCGCATAGATGTGGAACAGCGGGAGCACGCAGATCACGCGCTCGACGACGTCGCCGCGCGCAGCGCGCGACGGCTTGCCCCAGACGTCGTAGATCGACACGGCGGAGGTGAGATTGCCGTGCGTCAGCATCGCGCCCTTGGGCAGGCCGGTGGTGCCGCCGGTATATTGCAGCAGCGCGACGTCGTCGGCCGTCACGTTCGGCCATTGTGCCGGCGCGGTCGCACCCTCCACAAAAGCCTTGAAGGTGATGATGCGGGGATCATTCGGAATCGCCGCCTGCGGCGTGCCGACCTTGCCCCAATCGTCGTCCTCGCAAACGACGAGGCGGTCGATCAGGCCCTTCTCCAGGAATTTCAGCGCCGTCGGCAGCAGCGTCTGAAGGTTCGAGGTGACGAGCAGACGCGATCCCGAATCGGAAACCTTGTGCGTCAGCGCGATCTCGCCGTCGAGCGGCGACAGATGCGCTATGCGGGCGCCCGCCTTCAGCGCGCCGAAGAAGTTGACGGGGTGATCCGGCGTGTTGCCGAGGAATAGCGCGACGGAGGCGTTCTTGCCGATGCCTTCGCGCAGGAACGCCGCGGCGGCCCGCTCGGCCTGAGCTACGAGCTCGGTGTAGGTGATGGGACGATCCCGGAATTCGAGCGCAATGCGCGGGCCGTAGTCGGACGCTGCGTTCGACAAAAGATCCGGAAGCGTGCCCTGCGCGATGGTATCGTCCCAACGCACGCCTTCGGGATAAAATTGTTCGCCGGGATGGGTCATTTTCTGCATCATATTCCGTCGTCATTCCGGGGCGCGACAAAGTCGCAAGCCCGGAATCCATCAGGCCGCACGCTCCGAGGAGAGATGGATTCCGGGCCTGGCCCTTCGGGCCATCCCGGAATGACGTGCGGATAGACTGCGGCCATCACGCCGCCTTCGACGCCGCGGCCAGCGAGGCAAACGTCTTGCCTTCGGCCGCCAGCTTCTTCAGCAGCGGGGCGGGCTCGAGGCTGGGGTCGTCGGTCTCCTTGGCGTAGAAGGCCAGGCGATCGGCGATGTGCTTGAGGCCGACGCTGTCGGCCCAGAACATCGGGCCGCCGCGGTAGATCGGCCAGCCATAGCCGTAGAGCCAGACCACGTCGATGTCGGAGGGGCGCGCCGCGATGCCCTCTTCCAGGATCTTCGCGCCCTCGTTGATCATCGGATACATCATGCGCTCGAGGATTTCCTCGTCGCTGACGACGCGCTTCTTGCGGCCGAGGCGCAGCAGCGTCTCGTCGATCAGCTTCTCGACCTCGGGATCGGGCAGCGCCGAGCGCGAACCTGCCTCGTACTTGTAGTAGCCCTTGCCGGTCTTCTGGCCGAAGCGGCCGGCTTCGCAGAGCGCATCCGCGATCTCCGACTTGATGCCGCGGTCCTTGCGCGAGCGCCAGCCGATATCGAGGCCGGCGAGGTCGCCCATCGCGAACGGGCCCATCGGCATGCCGAACTTCGTCACCACGGCATCGACCTGCTGCGGCAGGGCACCTTCGAACAACAGCTTCTCGGACTGCTTGCCGCGCTGGGCGAGCATGCGGTTGCCGACGAAGCCGTCGCAGACGCCGACCACGGCCGGCACTTTTGCAATCTTGCGCGCGATGGTGACCGCCGTCACGAGAGCGTCCGGCGCGGTCTTGTCGGCGCGCACGATCTCGCACAGCTTCATGACGTTGGCCGGGGAGAAGAAGTGCATCCCGAGCACGTCCTGCGGACGCTTGGTCGACTTCGCGATCTCGTCGATGTCGAGATACGAGGTGTTGGAGGCGAGCACTGCGCCGGGCTTGACGTATTGGTCGAGCTTGCCGAACACTTCCTTCTTGACCGCCATGGTCTCGAACACCGCTTCGATGACGAGATCGGCATCGCCGACATTCTCGATGCCGACGACACCGTTGATCAGCGCCATGCGCTTGGCGGGCGCGTCAGCCGGGATACCGCCGCGCGCGGCGGTCGCTTCCCAGTTCTTCTGCATGATGCCCATGCCGCGCTTGAGCTGCTCCTCACCGGTCTCGATCAGGGTGACGGGAACGCCGGCATTGGCAAAGGACATCGCGATGCCGCCGCCCATGGTGCCGGCGCCGAGAATGGCGACGCGGTTCACGGGACGCGCCTTGGTGCCTTCAGGGACACCTGCGATCTTGCTGGCTTCGCGCTCGGCGAAGAAGGCATAGCGCTGCGCCTTGGACTGGTCGCTGGCGACGAGCTTCAGGAAGCCCTCGCGCTCCTTCTTCAGACCTTCGTCGAACGGCAGGTCAATGGCGTAGCCCACCGCGTCGGCGGCGGCGAAGGGCGCCTCAAGGCCGCGCGCCTTCTTGGTCATCGCAGCAACGGCATTTGTGAAGATCGAACGGTCGGCCTTGGCGGCCGCGATCTTGGAATCGTCGTCCCGCAGGCGGCGCAGCGGACGCTTCTCGGCGAGCAGCTCGCGCACGAAGGCCTCGCCGCCCGATGCCGGTCCCTCGACGATTTCCTCGATCAGGCCGTTCTTCAGCGCGTCCGCAGCACCAATGGGATCACCGCCGACGATCATCTTGACCGCGAGCTCGGGACCGACCGCGCGCGGCAGGCGCTGGGTCCCGCCGGCGCCCGGCAGCAGGCCGAGCTTCACCTCCGGCAGGCCGAGCTTGGCTTCCTTGACGGCGACGCGGAAATGACAGGCGAGCGCGACCTCGAGGCCGCCGCCAAGCGCCGTGCCATGGATCGCAGCAACCACCGGCTTCGGTGAGTTCTCGATCTCCGACAGCACATCGTTGAGGGCGGGCGGCTTCGGCGGCTTGCCGAATTCGGTGATGTCGGCCCCCGCAATGAAGGTGCGGCCGGCACAGGTCAGCACGATGCCCTTGATGGCGGGATCGGCGATCGCGGCCTTGATGCATTCCAGGATCCCCCCGCGGACTGCGGCACTCAGCGCATTGACCGGAGGGCTATTGACCGTGACGATCCCGACTTCGTCATGACGCTCAAGCTTGACCACTTCGCTCACGGTGTCCCTCCTTGGTGGGGCTATGTACTTTTGTCGATTTCGCGGTGCGGAATTTAATTCCGCATCTTGACGGCAGGGTTATTTTGAAGCACGGACGTTGTCAACGACTCCGCGCAAGAAGCAGATCAGGGATGAAGCGTACAGGAAAGAAGACCGCGACCGATCGGAACTTCGTCGTCGCGCTTTCCCGCGGACTGGACGTATTGCGCGCATTCCAACCCAATGACGGCCTTCTCGGCAATCAGGAGATCGCGGCGCGGACCAATTTGCCGAAGCCGACCGTGTCGCGGCTAACCTATACACTGACCAAGCTCGGCTATCTGGCGCCGGTTCCCCGCTTCGAGAAGTACCAGCTCACGCCCGCCGCCATGTCGCTCGGCTATGCAGCGCTCGCCAATCTCGGCGTTCGGCATTTGTCCGAACCGTTTCGCGAGGACCTGATGCGCGCGACCGGGGGCGCCGTCGCCGTCGGCGGCCGCGATCGTCACAGCATGATCTATTTCGGGCAGAGTCGCGGCACGGAAACGGTCGGTGTTCAACTTGACGTCGGCTCCCGCGTGCCGATTGCAACCAGCGCGATGGGGCGCGCCTATTTCTGGGCGCTCGACCCCGACGATCGCGCAGAACTCTCGCGTCTGCTGCGCGAGCATTACGGCAGCCGCTGGACCAAGATGCGCGACGGGCTGGAACGTTCCGGGGAGACCGTGGCGAAATACGGCTTTGCGATCTCCGTCGGCGACTGGCACGACGACATCGGCGCCGCCGGCGTCGCGCTCAAGCTCAACGACGGAACTGGTCCTTACGCCTTCAATTGCGGCGCGCCCGCATTCCGCTTCACGGAAGAGCGTTTGATCAAGGACATTGGACCGCGTCTCTTAGCGATGGTAAGGAACATCGAAGCGGCGCTCGGGGGTCTGATGCCGCATTCCAAAAAAGACATCGGCAAAAAGCTGAAATCAGGAGGAAAAGTTGCGCGTGTGGCCGAGGGGATCAGATAGCTTTTGTCATCACTGGGAGCGGTTCGCATCGCCCCTTCGCTCACTCAATGATGTGAGCGAGACGAGATGACGCAGGCACAGCTCGCGCAGGGGACATCGCCCCTGCTCGCGGTTCGCGACGTCAGCGTCGTGTTCGGCGGCATCGTCGCGCTCAACGGCGTGTCCTTCGACATGCACAAGGGCCAGATCCTCGGACTGATCGGCCCCAACGGCGCCGGCAAGACCACGCTCTTCAACTGCCTGTCCCGGCTCTATCAGCCATCGTCCGGCGATATCCTGATGGAAGGCGCGAGCATCCTGACGCGGGCGCCGCACCGGATCGCGGAGATCGGCATCGGCCGCACCTTCCAGAACGTGGCGCTGTTTCCGAACTTGTCGGTGATGGACAACGTCCGCGTCGGCGCGCATTCGAAGACCTCCAGCGACATCATCAGCGACTCCCTGAAGCTTGCCTGGGTCCGGCGCAGCGAGGCCACCGTCAACAAGAAGGTGCATGAGATCCTCGCTTATCTCAACCTCGAGGACGTCGCCCACACCGTCGTCTCCGGCCTGCCCTTCGGCACCCAGAAGCGCGTCGAGCTGGCGCGCGCGCTGGCAGCCGATCCAAAGATCCTGCTGCTCGACGA
The nucleotide sequence above comes from Bradyrhizobium sp. NDS-1. Encoded proteins:
- a CDS encoding 3-hydroxyacyl-CoA dehydrogenase NAD-binding domain-containing protein, producing the protein MSEVVKLERHDEVGIVTVNSPPVNALSAAVRGGILECIKAAIADPAIKGIVLTCAGRTFIAGADITEFGKPPKPPALNDVLSEIENSPKPVVAAIHGTALGGGLEVALACHFRVAVKEAKLGLPEVKLGLLPGAGGTQRLPRAVGPELAVKMIVGGDPIGAADALKNGLIEEIVEGPASGGEAFVRELLAEKRPLRRLRDDDSKIAAAKADRSIFTNAVAAMTKKARGLEAPFAAADAVGYAIDLPFDEGLKKEREGFLKLVASDQSKAQRYAFFAEREASKIAGVPEGTKARPVNRVAILGAGTMGGGIAMSFANAGVPVTLIETGEEQLKRGMGIMQKNWEATAARGGIPADAPAKRMALINGVVGIENVGDADLVIEAVFETMAVKKEVFGKLDQYVKPGAVLASNTSYLDIDEIAKSTKRPQDVLGMHFFSPANVMKLCEIVRADKTAPDALVTAVTIARKIAKVPAVVGVCDGFVGNRMLAQRGKQSEKLLFEGALPQQVDAVVTKFGMPMGPFAMGDLAGLDIGWRSRKDRGIKSEIADALCEAGRFGQKTGKGYYKYEAGSRSALPDPEVEKLIDETLLRLGRKKRVVSDEEILERMMYPMINEGAKILEEGIAARPSDIDVVWLYGYGWPIYRGGPMFWADSVGLKHIADRLAFYAKETDDPSLEPAPLLKKLAAEGKTFASLAAASKAA
- a CDS encoding IclR family transcriptional regulator, encoding MKRTGKKTATDRNFVVALSRGLDVLRAFQPNDGLLGNQEIAARTNLPKPTVSRLTYTLTKLGYLAPVPRFEKYQLTPAAMSLGYAALANLGVRHLSEPFREDLMRATGGAVAVGGRDRHSMIYFGQSRGTETVGVQLDVGSRVPIATSAMGRAYFWALDPDDRAELSRLLREHYGSRWTKMRDGLERSGETVAKYGFAISVGDWHDDIGAAGVALKLNDGTGPYAFNCGAPAFRFTEERLIKDIGPRLLAMVRNIEAALGGLMPHSKKDIGKKLKSGGKVARVAEGIR
- the pimA gene encoding dicarboxylate--CoA ligase PimA, encoding MTHPGEQFYPEGVRWDDTIAQGTLPDLLSNAASDYGPRIALEFRDRPITYTELVAQAERAAAAFLREGIGKNASVALFLGNTPDHPVNFFGALKAGARIAHLSPLDGEIALTHKVSDSGSRLLVTSNLQTLLPTALKFLEKGLIDRLVVCEDDDWGKVGTPQAAIPNDPRIITFKAFVEGATAPAQWPNVTADDVALLQYTGGTTGLPKGAMLTHGNLTSAVSIYDVWGKPSRAARGDVVERVICVLPLFHIYALTVVLLSSLSRGNLISLHQRFDVEAVMRDIEAKRATYFPGVPTMWIAIAALPDLDKRDFSSLASIGSGGAPLPVEIANFFERKVGKKLRSGWGMTETCSPGTGHPPTGPDKPGSIGLMLPGIELDVVALDDPKRVLPPGEVGEIRIKGPNVTKGYWNKPEGSAEAFVDGRFLTGDIGYVDTDGYFFLVDRKKDMIISGGFNVYPQMIEQAIYTIPGVHEVIVLGIPDPYRGEAAKAFIKLRPDAKPFSLDELRAQLAGKLGKHELPAAAEFVDDLPRTPVGKLSRHELRQRQKPAQSA
- the pimD gene encoding pimeloyl-CoA dehydrogenase small subunit, giving the protein MDFDLNEEQRLLKESIDGLLTDSYDFEQRKKYMKEKGGWSKTVWLKLAEQGLLGLPFSEADGGFGGGGVETMIVMEALGKALVLEPYLATVVIGGGFLRHAGTDAQKAAHVPGIIDGSKTLAFAQLEKNSRYDLFDVTTTAKKKGDGWVIDGEKFVVLNGENADTLIVTARTKGDRRDKTGIGAFLVPANAKGVTRKSYPTQDGLHAADITFTGVEIGPDAAIGNPDDSLALIERVVDEARIALCAEAVGLMDESLKTTVEYIKTRKQFGVAIGSFQSLQHRASDMFVAAEQARSMSMFATMAGDFEDAAERSNAIAAAKVQIGKSLKFVGQQAIQLHGGIGMTMEAKIGHYFKRLTMIENSFGDTDYHQRRVADAGGLI
- a CDS encoding ABC transporter ATP-binding protein; amino-acid sequence: MTQAQLAQGTSPLLAVRDVSVVFGGIVALNGVSFDMHKGQILGLIGPNGAGKTTLFNCLSRLYQPSSGDILMEGASILTRAPHRIAEIGIGRTFQNVALFPNLSVMDNVRVGAHSKTSSDIISDSLKLAWVRRSEATVNKKVHEILAYLNLEDVAHTVVSGLPFGTQKRVELARALAADPKILLLDEPAGGLNHEEVHVLGDLIRRIRDERHMTVLLVEHHMGLVMSIADHVVALNFGKKLAEGTPAQVQADPDVIKAYLGSKDQ
- a CDS encoding MBOAT family O-acyltransferase; the protein is MTFTSFQFGIFVAVVFGAYYLPPLRRFQVQLLVAASVFFYGLGQTELLPLLLVAVLGTHACLVLAFENRAVWMPAGIVFNLGLLAFFKYKFLFVDAGAADLTGAAPIDFLLRLPLPIGISFFVFHNISLLVDLTREKRTAPLRDVFLYIIFFPQLVSGPITRAAQFMPQIVPKQIGDVAFVEAAKWILVGYFFKLYVANNLNEMTAYMDFPLYETLRTQDRWLLVFLYSYQIYADFFGYSAIALGLGLLFGYRLPVNFNLPYISTSFSEFWTRWHISLSSWLRTYLYIPLGGNRHGRLRTIST
- the pimC gene encoding pimeloyl-CoA dehydrogenase large subunit, whose product is MDLAFTKEEQAFREEVRQFFRDNVPPDTRRKMVEGRHLSKDEMVTWWRILNKKGWGVSHWPTQYGGTGWTSVQHYIFNEELQSYPAPQPLAFGVSMVGPVIYTFGNEEQKKKYLPRIANVDDWWCQGFSEPGSGSDLASLKTKAERKGDKWIINGQKTWTTLAQHADMIFCLCRTDNNAKKQMGISFIVFSMKSKGVTVRPIQTIDGGVEVNEVFFDDVEVPYENLIGEENKGWDYAKFLLGNERTGIARVGVSKERIRRIRDLAGKVESGGKPIIQDPAFREKLAACEIELKALELTQLRVVADEGKHGKGKPNPASSVLKIKGSEIQQTTTELLMEVIGPFAAPYDVHGDDGSNEAMDWTAQIAPSYFNNRKVSIYGGSNEIQRNIIAKAVLGL
- a CDS encoding SDR family NAD(P)-dependent oxidoreductase, which codes for MKNTPFDLTGKVAVVTGSSRGIGRSSAELLARLGAKVVVSSRKADACKDVADGIIASGGEATVIPCNIARKAEVEALIAGATRHYGKIDILVCNAAVNPYYGPLLDITDEAFDKIMGSNVKSNIWLSALTIPQMAERGGGSVIIISSIGGLRGSTVIGAYGISKAADFALCRSLAGEWGPKGVRVNCIAPGLVKTDFARALWEDEAMLKRRTATTPLRRIGEPDEIAGAVAYLASDASSFMTGQTIVIDGGVTTAAV